A single window of Nocardia higoensis DNA harbors:
- a CDS encoding MlaD family protein, whose product MTSPRTGIDRRSLSLGGEEVATRVELVWALVSVVVLAVAFGAVGVLYAHPPNSSAYRLLLPETGGLEPGDEVRIAGVPVGRVSAVELGSQTVEITFTVDSGQHLGDKSSVDVRMLTPVGGLYLAVLPAGSRPLHGPIPAERARLPYVVSDLVEQTTEIAGRVDTGALRATLEAASAAVTDAPGTVREAVSSLGVVVEAMAKQRDQVQGLLELSNEYLAAARRNETLTTEIVRAYAVLGPQIVAARDEVEIFADKITAVVGLLFDFFAGPYQESLEPLFFPLEQSADTGRELLAAADAVLAEFRHTLRSLAALAGPEGQALVDQSGLTVRRPDICLPVPGRGC is encoded by the coding sequence ATGACCTCACCACGGACCGGCATCGATCGCCGATCGCTGTCGCTGGGCGGCGAGGAGGTCGCGACCCGGGTGGAGCTGGTATGGGCGCTGGTGAGCGTCGTCGTGCTCGCCGTGGCGTTCGGCGCGGTCGGGGTGCTCTACGCGCATCCGCCGAACAGTTCGGCCTATCGGCTGCTCCTGCCGGAGACCGGCGGGCTGGAGCCCGGTGACGAGGTCCGCATCGCGGGCGTGCCGGTGGGGCGGGTGTCCGCCGTTGAACTGGGTTCGCAGACCGTGGAAATCACCTTCACCGTGGACTCCGGTCAGCACCTCGGCGACAAGTCCTCCGTCGATGTCCGCATGCTCACCCCCGTGGGCGGGCTGTATCTGGCGGTGCTGCCCGCAGGATCGCGGCCACTGCACGGTCCGATTCCGGCTGAGCGCGCACGGTTGCCGTACGTGGTCTCCGATCTGGTCGAGCAGACGACCGAGATCGCCGGTCGGGTCGACACCGGCGCGCTGCGCGCGACGCTCGAGGCGGCCTCCGCCGCGGTGACCGATGCTCCCGGCACGGTGCGCGAGGCGGTGTCCTCGCTCGGCGTCGTGGTCGAGGCGATGGCGAAGCAACGCGATCAGGTGCAGGGCCTGCTGGAGCTGTCCAACGAATACCTCGCCGCCGCCCGCCGCAACGAAACGCTCACCACCGAGATCGTGCGCGCCTACGCCGTACTCGGTCCGCAGATCGTCGCCGCCCGCGACGAGGTGGAGATCTTCGCCGACAAGATCACCGCCGTGGTCGGCCTGTTGTTCGATTTCTTCGCCGGTCCCTATCAGGAAAGCCTGGAGCCGTTGTTCTTCCCGCTCGAACAGAGCGCCGACACCGGACGCGAACTGCTCGCCGCGGCGGACGCCGTGCTCGCCGAATTCCGCCACACCCTCCGATCGCTGGCGGCACTGGCCGGTCCGGAGGGACAGGCGCTGGTCGACCAGAGCGGACTGACAGTGCGGCGCCCCGACATCTGTCTGCCGGTTCCGGGAAGGGGGTGCTGA
- a CDS encoding Hsp20/alpha crystallin family protein, producing MNARTPQLHSRSPFPALTSWFAGLPAVDAMRPFFEGHPIRMEVDEKDDQVVVRAEMPGVDPDEDVSVTVREGLLTIRAERTEKREANGRSEFEYGSFSRTIALPAGAREDDITAGYDKGILTITVPVAESDQPAGKKIPISSGG from the coding sequence GTGAACGCACGCACTCCCCAGCTTCATTCCCGCTCCCCATTCCCGGCGCTGACCTCATGGTTCGCCGGTCTGCCCGCAGTCGATGCCATGCGTCCGTTCTTCGAGGGACATCCGATACGCATGGAGGTCGACGAGAAGGACGACCAGGTCGTCGTGCGGGCCGAGATGCCCGGTGTGGACCCGGACGAAGATGTCTCGGTCACCGTCCGGGAGGGCCTGCTGACCATCCGCGCCGAGCGGACCGAGAAGCGCGAGGCCAACGGACGCTCGGAGTTCGAATACGGTTCCTTCTCGCGCACCATCGCACTTCCCGCGGGCGCGCGTGAGGACGACATCACCGCCGGCTACGACAAGGGCATCCTGACCATCACTGTTCCGGTGGCGGAATCCGACCAGCCCGCCGGGAAGAAGATCCCCATCTCCTCCGGCGGCTGA
- a CDS encoding oxygenase MpaB family protein, giving the protein MTTNAALPVVSESASAPTAFEAAAASPRVRPEVLVAFRKHTASVLAGVFAGSAFDQVALVPVAAAVDRSGRFAANFADRGVRSGASGILALWADPVDRVAEAEWLKERHRDVHGHGKGAYADVRYSALNPKAWVWIGVSGMFVPLNTFTFCTGIELRPEEREAAYQMMRETFAHLELSSQAGKLPPDLASATEYYDHMVEHELATNPFLVEKYAALTRLPLPTLGIPRAARAVLLPLWLLIRPLVGHVIQVCSAQAMHPGVRSMVGFEPTRRHDLEFAVYVRVLQTAWKILPDRLLLAPLAYNRLQYEKLVRSHRRVALDTFAAPPLSSSGGCPV; this is encoded by the coding sequence ATGACAACGAACGCAGCGTTGCCCGTTGTTTCCGAATCCGCCTCCGCGCCGACCGCCTTCGAAGCGGCCGCCGCCTCTCCCCGCGTACGGCCGGAGGTGCTGGTCGCCTTCCGCAAGCACACCGCCAGCGTGCTCGCGGGCGTCTTCGCGGGATCGGCGTTCGACCAGGTCGCACTCGTGCCCGTCGCCGCCGCGGTGGACCGCAGCGGGCGTTTCGCCGCCAACTTCGCCGATCGCGGCGTCCGCAGCGGAGCGTCGGGCATTCTCGCGCTGTGGGCAGACCCGGTCGACCGGGTGGCCGAGGCCGAGTGGCTCAAGGAACGCCACCGCGATGTCCACGGCCACGGCAAGGGCGCCTACGCGGATGTCCGTTACAGCGCGCTCAACCCGAAGGCGTGGGTATGGATCGGCGTCAGCGGAATGTTCGTGCCGCTGAACACCTTCACCTTCTGCACCGGCATCGAGCTGCGCCCGGAGGAGAGGGAAGCCGCCTACCAGATGATGCGCGAGACCTTCGCCCACCTCGAATTGTCCTCCCAGGCAGGCAAACTGCCTCCCGACCTGGCCTCGGCCACCGAATACTACGACCACATGGTCGAGCACGAACTGGCCACCAACCCCTTCCTGGTGGAGAAGTACGCCGCGCTGACCCGGCTGCCGCTGCCCACCCTGGGCATCCCGCGAGCCGCCCGCGCCGTCCTGCTGCCGCTGTGGCTGCTGATCCGCCCACTGGTGGGCCATGTCATCCAGGTGTGCTCGGCCCAGGCGATGCATCCGGGCGTGCGCAGCATGGTCGGCTTCGAACCCACCCGCCGCCACGACCTCGAATTCGCCGTCTACGTGCGGGTTCTGCAGACCGCGTGGAAGATCCTGCCCGATCGGTTGCTGCTGGCGCCGCTGGCCTACAACCGCCTCCAGTACGAGAAGCTGGTCCGCTCGCACCGCAGGGTCGCCCTCGATACCTTCGCCGCCCCGCCGCTGTCCTCTTCGGGTGGTTGTCCGGTGTGA
- a CDS encoding TetR/AcrR family transcriptional regulator encodes MTAHREDRAAVAAADTSSGPPSSAGSLSSPFDIDGTVAEFLAATADSWADLAALDSRSRRIVDAARDCFAEVGFEETTMVRIAELAGVGVATVYRRFGTKSALVRYALMAESQRVGMVMAEAVRRSAGPVSALAEMFAAFVGEANSPRLLTRSLRVSSAADQLTSFVTGDEFIAQGRGVVARFLSHWQRCGELGDFETEVVAELFVRLTMSFISNPRGVLPLDDAAAAKQFARRFLAPLLFPHPGARATNAG; translated from the coding sequence ATGACGGCGCACCGCGAGGACCGGGCCGCCGTGGCGGCCGCGGACACCAGCAGCGGCCCGCCTTCCTCGGCCGGGTCGCTCTCTTCCCCCTTCGACATCGACGGCACGGTCGCCGAATTCCTGGCTGCGACGGCCGACTCCTGGGCCGATCTCGCGGCCCTGGACTCGCGCTCGCGACGCATCGTCGACGCCGCCCGCGATTGCTTCGCCGAGGTCGGTTTCGAGGAGACCACCATGGTCCGCATCGCCGAACTCGCCGGGGTGGGTGTGGCGACGGTCTACCGGCGCTTCGGCACCAAATCGGCGCTCGTGCGCTACGCCCTCATGGCCGAATCACAGCGGGTGGGCATGGTCATGGCCGAGGCGGTGCGCCGGTCGGCGGGACCGGTGAGCGCGCTGGCGGAGATGTTCGCGGCCTTCGTCGGCGAGGCGAACTCCCCCCGTCTGCTCACCCGCAGTCTGCGCGTGTCCTCCGCGGCCGACCAGCTCACCAGCTTCGTCACCGGAGACGAGTTCATCGCCCAGGGGCGCGGCGTGGTGGCCCGGTTCCTCTCGCACTGGCAGCGCTGCGGTGAGCTGGGGGATTTTGAGACCGAGGTGGTCGCCGAACTGTTCGTGAGGCTGACCATGTCGTTCATCTCCAACCCCCGCGGGGTGCTGCCGCTGGACGACGCCGCGGCGGCGAAACAGTTCGCCCGCCGCTTCCTGGCGCCGCTGCTGTTCCCCCACCCGGGTGCGCGTGCCACGAACGCCGGTTAG
- a CDS encoding GNAT family N-acetyltransferase, with protein MSTPTPTHTPTGYAVREARAEDMTGARRVMLDTFYNVLGCGYLPEHHEDVIHPERTYLQNPNQRLWVAVHDDEVVATTAVQARGPRTPPHPAWLAERFPDGVTAQLFRVYVAPEHQRRGLASRLVEQAVEFVKHNPAFDRLYLHTDANSPGALDFWQTFGTVIHDARRPGARFQTVHLTIPLT; from the coding sequence ATGAGCACCCCCACCCCTACCCACACCCCCACCGGCTACGCCGTTCGCGAAGCCCGCGCCGAGGACATGACCGGGGCACGGCGCGTCATGCTCGACACGTTCTACAACGTGCTCGGTTGCGGCTACCTGCCTGAACACCACGAGGACGTCATCCATCCCGAACGGACCTACCTGCAGAACCCGAATCAACGTCTGTGGGTGGCGGTCCACGACGACGAGGTGGTCGCCACGACGGCCGTCCAAGCGCGTGGCCCGCGCACTCCCCCGCATCCGGCGTGGCTGGCCGAGCGATTCCCCGACGGTGTCACCGCCCAACTGTTCCGCGTCTACGTGGCGCCCGAACACCAGCGCCGAGGGTTGGCGAGCCGGCTCGTCGAACAGGCTGTCGAGTTCGTGAAGCACAACCCGGCCTTCGACCGGCTCTACCTGCACACCGACGCGAATTCCCCCGGCGCGCTGGACTTCTGGCAGACCTTCGGCACCGTCATCCACGACGCCCGCAGGCCGGGAGCCAGGTTCCAGACCGTGCATCTGACGATTCCGCTGACCTGA
- a CDS encoding ABC transporter substrate-binding protein has protein sequence MKSLFGRRIRRLAALPATLVVAVGMTACGETSTESAQPATGGGFPLTISSCGREVTFDAPPQRVVTVGSIAAPMIAAAGAGDRVVARTFETAPFPGKYADQLAHAEFVAPTAELAREEIIARTPDVVVSFEGAAVTADDLAAAQIPLVVTRGYCQNAAGSFDDIFDDIELYGKLFGTEPAAAAEVEALRARVASVTDKTSAATSAEPRPAAALILSRDGSTLNAYGGTSTVDTQMQMLGLSNIFGDVDKRSFGANTETLIQRDPAVVILLTQGDQTPESARQALRSRPELADVEAIRADRIIAIPFGYTGPGPVAVEGLEVLANELADLR, from the coding sequence GTGAAATCGCTATTCGGCCGGCGCATCCGGCGACTGGCCGCACTCCCCGCCACCCTCGTGGTGGCAGTCGGCATGACCGCGTGCGGTGAAACGTCAACCGAGAGTGCGCAGCCCGCTACCGGCGGCGGCTTCCCGCTGACCATCTCGAGTTGCGGCCGCGAGGTCACCTTCGACGCGCCGCCGCAACGGGTTGTCACCGTCGGCTCGATCGCCGCGCCGATGATCGCGGCAGCGGGCGCGGGTGACCGCGTGGTCGCCCGGACCTTCGAGACGGCGCCGTTTCCCGGAAAGTACGCCGATCAGCTCGCACACGCCGAGTTCGTCGCCCCCACCGCAGAACTCGCCCGCGAAGAAATCATCGCCCGCACGCCCGACGTGGTGGTGAGCTTCGAAGGCGCCGCGGTCACCGCCGACGATCTGGCCGCCGCGCAGATTCCGCTCGTCGTGACCCGCGGCTACTGTCAGAACGCCGCGGGGTCCTTCGACGACATCTTCGACGACATCGAGCTGTACGGAAAGTTGTTCGGCACCGAGCCCGCCGCGGCCGCGGAGGTGGAGGCACTACGCGCGCGCGTCGCCTCCGTCACCGACAAGACGAGCGCGGCCACGAGCGCGGAACCACGTCCCGCCGCGGCGCTGATCCTCTCGCGCGACGGGAGCACCCTCAACGCCTACGGCGGTACCAGCACCGTCGACACCCAGATGCAGATGCTGGGGCTGAGCAACATCTTCGGCGATGTCGACAAGCGGAGTTTCGGCGCCAACACCGAGACTCTCATCCAGCGCGACCCCGCGGTGGTGATCTTGTTGACTCAAGGCGACCAGACGCCCGAATCGGCGCGTCAGGCATTGCGGAGCCGTCCCGAACTCGCCGACGTCGAAGCCATCCGGGCCGACCGGATCATCGCCATCCCCTTCGGCTACACCGGGCCGGGGCCTGTGGCGGTCGAGGGCCTGGAAGTGCTCGCGAACGAACTGGCGGACCTGCGATGA
- a CDS encoding FecCD family ABC transporter permease — MTTTLVSPRIDDLDHAGKRWTTVAWITGLAVALTVTIVVATGSGPVSVPPLTVARIVGHHLLEWPGVADWTRAEDAIVWQVRIPRVLLGASVGAALAVSGVVLQTLIRNALADPHILGVTSGASTGAAVCLLFGSTVSASAAALTSSAFLGAMIATALLFVVARINGRMTSLRLLLGGVTIGYIFSAATSFLIFASDSPEGARAVLFWLLGSLGSAAWSSVAVTTAVVSAFLGALFVMGTRFDALGVGDDTALTLGFSPVRLRIVALGIVALGVGAVVAVSGAIGFVGLIIPHVARLCVGSTHRKLIPVSALIGAIFLVAADVVARTAFAPRELPLGIVTAVVGAPLLLVLIRRMRGVDA; from the coding sequence ATGACCACCACGCTCGTATCGCCGCGGATCGACGACCTCGATCACGCCGGGAAGCGCTGGACCACCGTGGCCTGGATCACCGGACTCGCTGTCGCGCTGACGGTGACGATCGTCGTCGCGACCGGATCGGGACCGGTGTCGGTTCCGCCGCTGACGGTCGCCAGGATCGTGGGCCATCACCTGCTGGAGTGGCCGGGCGTGGCGGACTGGACCCGCGCCGAAGACGCGATCGTGTGGCAGGTGCGCATCCCGCGTGTGCTGCTCGGCGCGAGCGTCGGCGCCGCCTTGGCGGTCAGCGGGGTGGTCCTGCAGACCCTCATCCGCAACGCGCTGGCCGATCCGCATATTCTCGGTGTCACCTCGGGGGCGTCGACCGGCGCCGCCGTCTGCCTGCTGTTCGGTTCGACGGTCTCTGCCTCCGCCGCCGCGCTCACCTCGAGTGCGTTCCTGGGGGCGATGATCGCCACCGCGCTGTTGTTCGTCGTCGCACGAATCAACGGCCGGATGACTTCTCTACGACTTCTGCTGGGCGGCGTCACCATCGGCTACATCTTCTCCGCGGCGACCAGTTTCCTGATCTTCGCCTCGGACTCCCCCGAGGGCGCCCGCGCGGTGCTGTTCTGGCTGCTCGGCTCGCTGGGTTCGGCGGCATGGTCCTCGGTCGCGGTCACGACCGCGGTGGTCTCGGCCTTCCTCGGCGCATTGTTCGTGATGGGAACCCGGTTCGACGCCCTGGGCGTCGGCGACGACACCGCCCTGACGCTCGGCTTCTCCCCCGTCCGGCTGCGGATCGTCGCGTTGGGCATCGTCGCCCTGGGCGTCGGCGCGGTGGTCGCGGTCTCGGGCGCGATCGGATTCGTCGGGCTGATCATCCCGCATGTGGCCCGGCTGTGCGTCGGCAGCACGCACCGCAAGCTCATCCCCGTCTCCGCGCTCATCGGAGCGATCTTCCTGGTCGCCGCCGATGTGGTCGCCCGCACGGCTTTCGCGCCGCGCGAGCTGCCGCTGGGCATCGTCACAGCGGTGGTCGGCGCACCGTTGCTCCTCGTGCTGATCCGCCGCATGCGCGGCGTCGACGCGTGA
- a CDS encoding MlaD family protein: protein MTRRWTRWALLAAVPALLAPMTGCGFDPSDHTLPGTGVRGERYRIVVEFDSLLSLPAGARVRSNGAEVGAVDSIQLGPHAALADLDIRAEVRLPVGTRAELRQTTVLGDIYIALLPPATATGTGTATLADGDRIPLSDTDTGPQIEQIMDRVAAFVNGGSALRTQDALEELVAVLPEDPAETSELAARLGADLATTVEHLPDLDRMLAATDQASARLAAMREEVGFLFSETARLRLDRVPQFMTAVLNVVIDVNTLVDGLDWLIPRLPHINEALEKSATLLREPAPDATTWIGNGAALSDLINGKVVPFLGAPAIDVRRIGLTGSPSGEVDALILLRLIGVLP, encoded by the coding sequence ATGACACGACGATGGACACGATGGGCCCTGCTCGCGGCGGTGCCGGCGCTGCTGGCGCCGATGACGGGCTGTGGGTTCGATCCGAGCGACCACACCCTGCCCGGCACCGGGGTGAGAGGGGAGCGCTACCGGATCGTGGTCGAGTTCGATTCCCTGCTGAGCCTGCCCGCCGGCGCGCGGGTGCGCAGCAACGGCGCCGAGGTGGGCGCGGTCGACTCGATCCAGCTCGGCCCGCACGCCGCGCTGGCCGACCTCGATATCCGCGCCGAGGTGCGGCTACCGGTCGGCACTCGCGCCGAGCTGCGCCAGACCACCGTGCTCGGCGACATCTACATCGCCCTGCTGCCGCCCGCCACCGCCACCGGTACTGGTACCGCGACGTTGGCCGACGGCGATCGAATTCCGTTGAGCGATACCGATACCGGTCCGCAGATCGAGCAGATCATGGATCGCGTCGCGGCTTTCGTCAACGGCGGCAGCGCGTTGCGCACCCAGGACGCCCTCGAAGAACTCGTCGCGGTGCTGCCCGAGGACCCCGCGGAGACCAGCGAGCTGGCCGCACGGCTCGGCGCCGACCTCGCCACCACCGTCGAACACCTGCCCGACCTCGATCGCATGCTCGCCGCCACCGATCAGGCGAGCGCACGGCTGGCCGCCATGCGCGAGGAGGTCGGTTTCCTGTTCTCCGAGACCGCCCGGCTGCGCCTGGACCGGGTGCCGCAGTTCATGACCGCGGTGCTCAATGTCGTCATCGACGTCAACACCCTCGTCGACGGACTGGACTGGCTCATCCCACGCCTGCCGCACATCAACGAAGCGCTGGAGAAATCCGCGACGCTGCTGCGCGAGCCCGCACCGGACGCGACCACCTGGATCGGCAACGGGGCCGCGTTGTCGGACCTGATCAACGGCAAGGTGGTCCCGTTCCTCGGCGCCCCCGCCATCGACGTGCGCAGAATCGGGCTGACCGGGAGTCCGAGCGGCGAGGTCGACGCACTGATCCTGCTGCGGCTGATCGGAGTGCTGCCGTGA
- a CDS encoding MlaD family protein, whose product MTRIPAGYSVLVLALVTAFGAGYLTFGVLQIDPVERRNHVTVRMDHAAGLRAGADVVYRGVDIGAVTGVDSVPGGVRIRLSYDADHRVPADSAMEVENLSALGEPVFAFLPSAEVTDRYLADGDAITGTVIAPTSVPELLAASSTLVSQSDSATLAALVDTFTQAVEHAATTAPALARAADVLALTLARHQPALEVVLRNLMLLLPDVGWVKPTLTSAPPQLDAFGATLGVSYEYLFEGSALLRGREVLGSWREEQQRFVDFLSRLSPELGALGVALRPVTTAVGPALGAVDMATLLDQALAALPGDRLRIVLQQPADEGHR is encoded by the coding sequence GTGACCCGCATCCCCGCCGGATACTCCGTCCTCGTGCTGGCCCTGGTCACCGCCTTCGGCGCCGGATACCTCACCTTCGGGGTGCTGCAGATCGACCCCGTCGAACGCCGCAATCACGTCACCGTGCGGATGGACCACGCGGCGGGCCTGCGCGCCGGCGCCGATGTCGTGTACCGGGGCGTCGACATCGGCGCGGTGACCGGGGTCGACAGCGTCCCCGGCGGGGTGCGGATCCGACTGTCCTACGACGCCGATCACCGCGTCCCCGCCGATTCGGCCATGGAGGTGGAGAACCTGTCCGCGCTCGGTGAGCCGGTGTTCGCCTTCCTGCCCTCCGCCGAGGTCACCGACCGCTACCTGGCCGACGGCGACGCGATCACCGGCACCGTCATCGCGCCTACCTCGGTCCCGGAACTCCTCGCCGCCTCCTCGACCCTGGTGAGCCAGAGCGACAGCGCCACCCTGGCCGCGCTCGTCGACACTTTCACCCAGGCCGTGGAGCACGCCGCCACGACCGCGCCCGCGCTCGCCCGCGCCGCCGACGTGCTCGCCCTGACCCTGGCCAGGCACCAACCCGCGCTCGAGGTCGTGCTGCGCAACCTGATGCTGCTGCTGCCCGACGTCGGTTGGGTGAAGCCCACGCTGACCTCGGCGCCCCCGCAGCTGGATGCCTTCGGCGCGACCCTGGGCGTGTCCTATGAGTACCTGTTCGAGGGGTCGGCCCTGTTGCGGGGCAGGGAAGTGCTCGGCTCGTGGCGCGAGGAACAGCAGCGCTTCGTCGACTTCCTGAGCAGGCTCAGCCCCGAACTCGGCGCCCTCGGCGTCGCCCTGCGCCCGGTAACCACCGCCGTGGGCCCGGCGCTCGGTGCCGTCGACATGGCCACCCTGCTCGATCAGGCTCTCGCCGCCCTGCCCGGCGACCGGCTCCGGATCGTGCTCCAGCAACCCGCCGACGAAGGACATCGATGA
- a CDS encoding MlaD family protein, with the protein MTWTAATRTTANPAAGRARVVPALLVVVVLVAVVAGTVAVTHGNRGPVRTLCAEFDTTFGLYGDAPVTIRGIAVGRVRDIVPDRDRVRVEMSIEDRPLSDRTRAVVVNASLLTDRRVELVDADVPGETEVPADRCLPRDRTRTPVSVSDALGSFSRIADELTRPAADGTTPLSALLDGADRELAGLGPELDRQLRAVARLISAPDAFAAELGALLDNSAELSTFATDQWTDIKTSLITFGPGLELLESTLVIVKTLVGKLATALGPLDRAFNHHFPYLMDALEQSIPAITLARVEAENSRELLATVPGVITMLQNMIDGGDGLAFDYRPPAQCVGPEPDLCRALGANTARLPLPVAVLASAGGRR; encoded by the coding sequence ATGACCTGGACAGCAGCTACCCGGACGACAGCGAACCCCGCGGCCGGACGCGCGCGTGTGGTGCCCGCACTGCTGGTCGTCGTCGTGCTCGTGGCGGTCGTGGCGGGCACAGTCGCGGTGACCCACGGGAACCGAGGACCGGTCCGCACACTGTGCGCGGAGTTCGACACCACGTTCGGTCTCTACGGCGACGCGCCGGTCACCATCCGCGGAATCGCCGTCGGGCGGGTGCGCGACATCGTCCCCGACCGCGACCGGGTGCGCGTCGAGATGTCGATCGAGGACCGGCCGCTGTCGGATCGGACCAGGGCGGTGGTGGTCAACGCGTCGCTGCTCACCGACAGGCGTGTGGAACTGGTGGACGCGGATGTGCCCGGCGAGACCGAAGTGCCCGCCGACCGTTGCCTGCCACGCGATCGCACCCGTACCCCGGTCAGCGTCTCCGATGCCCTCGGCTCCTTCTCCCGGATCGCCGACGAACTCACCCGCCCCGCCGCCGACGGCACGACTCCGCTCAGCGCCCTGCTCGACGGCGCAGACCGGGAGCTGGCCGGGCTCGGGCCCGAACTCGACAGACAATTGCGCGCGGTGGCGCGGCTGATCTCCGCGCCGGACGCCTTCGCCGCCGAACTCGGCGCGCTGCTGGACAATTCGGCCGAGTTGAGCACCTTCGCGACCGATCAGTGGACCGACATCAAGACCTCGCTGATCACCTTCGGTCCCGGGCTGGAACTGCTCGAGAGCACGCTGGTGATCGTCAAGACCCTCGTCGGCAAACTCGCCACCGCCCTCGGCCCGCTCGACCGTGCCTTCAACCACCATTTCCCCTACCTGATGGACGCGCTGGAACAGTCCATCCCGGCGATCACCCTCGCGCGAGTCGAAGCCGAGAACTCCCGCGAACTGCTGGCCACCGTTCCCGGCGTGATCACCATGCTGCAGAACATGATCGACGGCGGCGACGGGTTGGCGTTCGACTACCGCCCGCCCGCCCAGTGCGTGGGCCCCGAACCGGATCTGTGCCGAGCGCTCGGCGCGAACACCGCCCGATTGCCGCTACCGGTGGCCGTTCTGGCGAGCGCGGGGGGACGGCGATGA
- a CDS encoding oxygenase MpaB family protein gives MTTAADKSLPQIARAVHTLRTVAPAPRIWVGEDAEPVELVAPDSLTAEMVGHWTYLVLEGAAFAMQGMHPVIREVTDRYSVARTDPGGRAIRSVDSVLRWTYGGPEAVQEGRRLRSLHEPLTMRGSAGKRIGALNPEAYQWVIATAYITTAKAGPLLIGREFTGDELDELLADNIRIAKILQVPMKGYPQNRPEFDAYYERMVSEVLRADDAMREEFAMMREGDSEQLRALPFTARRLTRLLARPVLRFTYLSIIGLLDPRLRAMIGVRWSPEEQRTLERIYAGIRLAYRVLPERLTYFPIAYHARKHHQSIQKMKQRELRSAAYKVRPKQV, from the coding sequence ATGACCACAGCTGCCGACAAGTCGCTACCCCAGATCGCTCGCGCCGTGCACACCCTCCGCACTGTCGCTCCCGCCCCGCGCATCTGGGTGGGTGAGGACGCCGAGCCCGTCGAACTCGTCGCACCGGACTCGCTGACGGCCGAGATGGTCGGCCACTGGACCTATCTCGTCCTCGAGGGCGCCGCCTTCGCCATGCAGGGCATGCATCCGGTGATCCGCGAGGTCACCGACCGCTACTCGGTCGCGCGCACCGACCCGGGCGGCCGCGCCATCCGCTCGGTGGACTCCGTGCTGCGCTGGACCTACGGCGGACCGGAAGCGGTGCAGGAAGGGCGCAGACTGCGCTCGCTGCACGAGCCACTGACGATGCGCGGCTCGGCGGGCAAGCGCATCGGCGCGCTCAACCCCGAGGCATACCAGTGGGTGATCGCCACCGCCTACATCACCACCGCCAAAGCAGGCCCGCTGCTCATCGGCCGCGAGTTCACCGGGGACGAACTCGACGAACTGCTCGCCGACAACATCCGCATCGCCAAGATCCTGCAGGTTCCGATGAAGGGCTATCCGCAGAACCGCCCGGAGTTCGACGCCTACTACGAGCGCATGGTGAGCGAGGTGCTGCGCGCCGACGACGCCATGCGCGAGGAGTTCGCGATGATGCGCGAGGGCGACAGCGAACAATTGCGGGCATTGCCGTTCACGGCCCGCCGGCTGACCCGCCTTCTGGCGAGGCCAGTACTCCGGTTCACCTACCTGTCCATCATCGGCCTGCTCGACCCGCGGCTGCGTGCCATGATCGGGGTGCGGTGGAGCCCGGAGGAACAGCGCACGCTCGAGCGGATCTATGCGGGGATCCGGCTCGCCTACCGGGTGCTGCCCGAACGGCTGACCTACTTCCCGATCGCCTATCACGCCCGCAAGCACCATCAGAGCATCCAGAAGATGAAGCAGCGGGAACTGCGATCGGCCGCCTACAAGGTGCGGCCGAAGCAGGTGTAG